The DNA segment AGTGGGTCGAGCTTTTCACACATGGGTCGAgggtcgagctcgacccagGTGTGAAGAGCTCGAGCACACCTCGACCCACCATCCTGTGTCGAGTTGGTCGATCTAGTTTTGGTCGCAATTTGTGTGTGTATGTGCTGGCTAACAGGTAGAATAAGAAATGAACAAAATAGATCTATAACATCTTAATCGAATTCATGAGTCGAGTTCGAcccaataaaattcaaaataaaaagttgatTTCTTGCTAATACGTGATTCTCTCGTTCGATTTCTTGCAGACGAATACCTTGTAAACTAATTGTTAGTtagaaatcaaacaaaattagAATGGATGATAATGAGGGTTGAGAAGAAGATATTTTGTGAAGATTGGGAAGGAATGAAGTGAGATGTGGATTGGGTTGAGTCGAGTGGGGTTGAGtcgtgtaatttttttatttaattaaattataaatttttattatatataaaattaaaatacactaataaaaaaaaagttagattttaaacaaattaaaaaaatttaaaaaataaattacattccGTCTCTTTTTTTAACACACTCTCAAGAATCCCGTTTTCCTCATTTTCCCTTTGGGGTGGACCGCCACCAGCAGACAATCCCTTGTCTGCAACAGAGGTACAAGGAAAAACAAAACGCTTGCCCACCGCCGATCGAGTTATCGATTCTCTGCCTTATCATCTTTTTATTTACGTAAGTTTTATTCAAGCTAGCTGATTTAGGAATATAAATTTGTGATCTGGGTGATGTGTAAGACGGCAAATCTTAGATTACCGTTTGCTAGTGTTAAGAACTGAAATCTCCACCAGGGTTgtcgatttttttatttttattttttaaaagtacgGATTTTATGCTTTCGAATTCCCACGGTTGGATTTGAATAAATGAGGTGTCGGATATGGTCTTTCAGAAATTTAATAAGTTTAATCAATTTTGTCAAAAAAGTTTAAATTGcagttttttaaataaaatccaaatGAAGGAGatgaatatataaatacaaGAAGATAATTTTGATTCATCGGGCTTGGATATGATTATCGTTTTGCTTTTGTATAATTGACAAAAACGTAAAAGCTTTGTGAACTGCATGGATGAAATCAAAGAAGGGACTATTGTCATTTAGTGCCTGCCTTTAGTTATTAACAAGAAAAGAAACTTGGAATTGGGTATCAacgtttgttttttttatatggtATAATGTCTTtgtgcttttatattgttttcagTCTTGTTATTTTCCTGATGTTTGCATAAAACAGAAACTATTGTATGATTAGTGCTTACTCTCGAACTGGGGTCAGAAGGGTGCATGTTTGAATAAATAGCGATACATAGAATATCACAGGTTTCTCAGTTTCCAAAAGTTATGCAGGGAAGGGGCCTAGATTGTATCGACAAAATGGAGAAAGAAGTAGCTGCCTGTAAAGCTCATATTGTGGTGCTTCCTTATCATGGGCAAGGCCACATGAATCCATTGCTCCAAGTTTCTAAAAGATTGGCCGCAAAAGGAATCAAAGTCACTGTAACCACTACTCTCTCTAACACCAAAGCCATGCAAGCTGCATCTACTTACATCACATCTGAATCAATATATGATGATTTCAGTGAAGGAGGGTCTGCAGGACCTGGTGGTTTTAAAGGATTTCTGGAAAGATTTGAGGCCATTGGCTCGAGAAACTTGACAAGTCTCTTGAGAAAATTTCGAGATTCTGAAAATCCTGTGGCATGCCTGTTGTATGATGCAAATGTAACATGGGCCTCAAATGTAGTTAACGAGATGGGTATTAGGAGTGCTGCCTTCCTCACACATTCTTGTGCTTTCTTTGCTAGTCTCTACCTGATGCACTGTGATTTATTGGGGGTTGTTCCATCAGTTCCTATTCAGTCAATGCCTGGATTGCCCGAGCTTCGGGTTCCAACTATGCCTTCATTAGGTCCTCAAGCAGGACGTTATCCTCCGATCATCCGATTTTTGTTAAGACAGTTTGACAACATCGAGAAAGCAGATTGGGTTCTCTTCAACTCATTCCATATGTTAGAAGAAGAGGTCATTTAGCACCGAATATTCATTCTGTTTGAGTAGCACGGAGttgtttataataaatatatgtttcacAACATTGTTGAATGCAGGTGGTCAATCAGATGTTGAAACTCTGGCCTGTGAGGTCCATAGGACCgactttgccttctttttatCTAGACAACCGCGTAGAAGTCGACGATGATTATGCTTTCAATGTGCACAAGCCAAACACTGATATTTGCATGAAGTGGCTCGACTCCAAAGATACCAGGTCAGTCATCTACGTATCGTTTGGCAGCGTCTCCAGTTTAAGCAAGGAACAAACTGCAGAATTGGCCGAGGCCCTTGTGAATAGTGGCAAGAGCTTTTTGTGGGTTGTGAGACCATCCGAAGAACACACGCTTCCAACTAATTTCATTGAGGAAACTTCGAATCAGGGATTGATAGTGAAATGGAGCCCACAGTTGGCAGTTCTAGGCCATGATTCTGTTGGATGTTTCATATCGCATTGTGGTTGGAATTCTACCATAGAAGCAATAAGCTTAGGAGTCCCTATAGTGGCAATGCCTCAATTTATGGACCAGATAACTGATGCACATTTTGTGGAGCACATATGGCAAGTCGGAATCCAACCTAAGGCAGATGACAAGGGATTTTCTCGAAGTGTTGAAATAAGTAGGTGTATTCTGGGCATCATGCAAGGAGAACGAGGAGAAGAGACACGAAAGAATGCTGCTCGTTTGAAGGCGCTAGCAAAGGAGGCGATAGCGGAAGGAGGAAGTTCGGATAGGAACATGAGCGAATTTATAAGTCAGCTCCTGCCAGGATAGCAGTTTTGTATGCATCATCTTTAATTAAATGGAACAGGATTTGAACACTAAAGCCAAAAGGATGCACAACACATCCCTTGTTACAACTACAAATAATTACTTTCTATTATCAAAGacatggactttaattattgAGGAGTCTTGCAATTTGTTTAATAAGCAAAGGGAAAGCTTTTCTgcagaaagaaaaaagaatagaacaaaattaACACAAATAACCTACAAACATCAGGAATGATACACGGAACAAAGAGAAGTTTGAAGGAGTAGAAGCAGATGAGTTAAGAGATTTAACTCAACCAAGTCaagcataaaaaaaatgaacataaaatttaataaacattTGAATGCATAAGAATCGATGATTGTCTATTCTTTACAACTTCGCTTAATAAACTCATTAAAAGGGGCAGAGAAGTTATATAGTTAAATAACAATAGTAAAGATGATAATAGCAACTTTTCTATCTCTGGTGACCTTCCTTGGAATTCTTCATAGCAAACATTTAATTCAATACtcgattaaaatatatttttaattaaaaaaaatatacttgCGTTACATATATTCTTTTCTTCATTAAATCGAGGCAAACCCGTTCTACCGTTTGAACTACGAAACCGCAGAAGCAGAAGTTTACAGTCTCTCTCTTCGccgtatttttttatttttgtttgcaGAATTCTCTCACTCGCGTCCCCTCTTGCCGTATCAGGGGAGAGATCTTACATGTAAATATACAAATTTGCTCAATTTTATTTGCACTCAAGATTCTACTCGGTTAATCATCACTGCTCTCTCACATTCCCTCCACATTTTCCTGCAAAAACAGGCCAAGCCCTGGATTTCATTTCATAATAGAAGCTCTGGCGGGTTGTTACAGGCTAGTATTGGCGCACCTTTTTGTCTTTCAAATGTGTTTAATTTCGAATCTTGGAATTATATTTAACACAATTATGTTTTTATTGCGCCTCAGTCTTTTTTCCCCAAATATCGGGCTTTGGGTTTTTAATTCATGCGCGGAAATTCacttgtttttaatttgatacatAATTAGGGTTTTGAACGGTTTAGCTTGCTGATGGACGATAAAATTTGATGGGGTTCTGTTCGGTTTGTTTGAATAATCATTTAGGTTTTTATTTGTGATTGTGATTTTGCACGTGAGTTTTTGtgctctttgtttttttttactgaTCCTGAGAATTATgtttgcatatatatatattttattaattcttATCAGATATCATAATGGATAAGAGTGATGTAGAGATGGAGGATATCGAGACGCTCAACCATTATACAGGATACAGTGTTCAAGAGTCTGAAGGTAAACTGCATGATGGTAGGGTTGAAAACAAACACGAAAACTTTTCCCCTTCAATACTTGTACTAGAGGATGCAAATAAAAGCTTGAACAGTGGAGATGAACCCAGTAATTTGAAAAATGAATCAAGAGGCGAAAACACTGTTATGAGTGACATGGAAGGCAAAATTAACAGCAAGTGTAAGGTTATTGAGCCCAGGAATGCCGAGGAACCTGTAGGAGTATACATCAATGCTCAGACCAAAAGTGAAAATGAAGAGTCAAGCAGCGCCAAAACTAAGGAAGTTAAGCAAACTGCAGCTGGTTGTGCACTGGAGGAACAATCTCATGTCAGTAATGAAGTGGTGATGTGCAACACTACTAATGGCGAGTTGGAAGAAGAGAAGGCTACTGAGGAAGGCATGGGCAGTGGAAGTACTGTCGACAGTGCGATGAAGGAAATTGCAGGTGAAGATGTTGAGAAAAAGCACAAGGAGGATGCAAATCCTGTTGAACATGTTACAATGGAAGAACAGACTACAGCAATTGCTGATGCTAGGAATAATTTGATTAAAGTTGGGAAATTTCCAAGTAAGTTATCTGCCTGTAATGTTCATCTGAGTCAGACAACTGCTGCTAATAAGCTTCTGACAGATGGGGATGAGGAAATGAAAGATCTAGCAAAAACAAGCCAGGATAAAGAAGTTGAAGATGAGATTAAAGAACAAAATAAGGAAAAAGAAGTCATTGCTGCTGAAATTGCTGCCGTAGATGGGGGTGATAATGCTTCATTTCCAAACCAGGAAGAACCCGTGACTCCCAAGTCTCTTCTCAAATTGTTGCCTGCAACAGGTGGAGACCATAATGGGGAAACTGTCGAGCCTGTTTCTACACTAGCCACATTGCCATTGGTAATAAATGTGGAATCAGATCATAAGTTAATTCTAAGAATGGTGGTTGCTCATATGAAGTTATGACTTGTGAGATTAATAGGTGTCGTCATTGATATTTCTCTTATGATTGTTAGATGGGAGAGAGTGATGATGGAACACCAGAGGAGCAAGCGATATTCATGAAGGATGTTGAAAGTTTATATCGAGAGAGGTCAATGGAATTTAAACCTCCCAAATTTTATGGCCAGCCACTGAATTGCCTGAAGTAAGTATTCTGTTTATTGATCTTATTATGACTGTGTTCTTGGATAAACATTTATTTCCTCATTTTTGGATGCTAGGTTATGGAGAGCTGTGATTAGATTGGGCGGCTATGACAGGGTATGCCTGCTATTATCTTCTTTTGCTCTGCACTCTCCATCAAATACTACTTCTTGGAATTTAGACAATCAACCTGGCCTTTGTACCAAACCTTTCTTTTAGGACACTTTGTCAAGTTCTTCTCTTCCCAGACACTGCATTCTAAAAGGCACACCATTGTGTGCAAGTCCATTTCTAATTCCTGCTTTGATCCCACTTTTATTTCTCTTTTGTTTCTTCTCTTGTGAGTGTCCTTGACATTCCTTCCCTTGTTACATATCTTTGTCCTCTTCTTTATTCTAAAGACACGCAAATGTATGTATTTCACTTATTTAAAGAACTTTAATTTTTTccttattatttgaaattttagtattacccttttttttttcaaaaaatgctCTTACTTAACGTATTTTAATATGGCAATTACCTTACCCAAAAGGGCCAACACCTCGTAGGCATTGAACTAGCAAATTAAGAACAAGCTTTTGATGTTTACACATGTTTATGTGAACTGTATATTTGTGTCTGAGGTTTAATGTATGTATAAACTTTATGATTCATGAAGTTTGGTGTCCtatagaaaatttttcagaatgtAATATACTTTCTGCTCTTTTTCCAACACTCTATAGAGGCAAAATATTACATATCAACTAACCTTTATTTTGAATATGTTGTTCTTATGAAGAAGGGCTTTTTTTCCCGAATAATGTACTCATCTTGTTGGTATATTTTTGTACCAATTGTTCATGTTGCTTTCAATATGACTGGTTGACTTAAGATAGAAAcactataaatcataaatattttctatctTTGATGATTTTTTATGGATTTATCAGGTCATTAGTTATCGAAAAAAATAGTCCCAGAGTTGCATCTTGCATGAGCCGTAGTGTGTAAACAACGATCTCAAAATTCTTTGATATGCTTGTTAATTGTGATGCATGAAGCCCATTTATAAGCCACTGTCAAATTTATTCCTAGTCTATTACTGTTGGAGTATGTTTCTTGTCCTTGTCCAATAGATTATAATTTCTCTTTACTGTATTCCCACTATCTCTGTGGTACTAACAGGATGATTAAGAAATTTCTTGTCTGTGTCAGCACATTATTTTTCATCTGTTCTGAGGTGGAAATACTCTTCATGGTGTAACATAAAAATGGATCGTGAAATTATCGGAAATCATACTTGACCTGATTTTATTAGCTACTTAAAGTACATATTCTTAGTTACAAATCAAATTATCTTTGTTTTGGCTGCATAGTTTCTATTGTTTCCATAATATATGCAAAATAGCCTCTTGATTGATATGCACTTCAAATACATGTTCTTGGCTGGACTAtaatataaaatcaataaataaaatcaaatctttCAAGACCGCGACCATTTTGTAACTCCTGAaattttttagataaaatttTGCAATTATTCTTCATCCTAGTGGTTTAATTGAGGTACAATGACTGTAGCTAAAACTGTTTAGTTTACCTTGTACTCCAGGTATAAATTACAATCACACTAACAGGCACGAAATCAACATTGCTTTCACAGAAACCTGTTATACTATCATAGTGGACTGGAAACTTAAATTTTCTTGAAGTATATTTAGCATGTGTAGGAACTCTTACCATCATTCTGATGATGAAGTGTCAAAATACCTGTATTCAATCGTTATGAAATTCAAGGTCTTTCAACAGGTAACTGGAGCTAAATTGTGGAGGCAGGTAGGAGAGTCATTCCATCCACCAAAGTAAGGCTCTTTTTCAAAAGTTATGATCATGCATTTTTTTGGGTACAAAACATGGTGTGAAATTGTTTGTTCTTtttctttcattatttttaacaatttatgGTACGGGTTACTAACGTATGGAATATATTTAGTCATTTTCTGAATCCTTTGAATATTGAGAGTTATTGTATCAAATGGTTGAGAGTCTTGTGACATATATTAATTGGCGGTTGGCCTAAGATTCATCAATGTAACTTTAATAGTTGATCAACATTTTTTCCGGCGATGaaacctttaaaattttcattgtgGTGAGTGTTTTTAATCTCGTTTTACTTTTAGGGTGCATTTTTTAATTCTAAATTTTCCATGTGTCAAATCTTCCATAGGTAGACTTTTGTAAGTGGGTAATTATGAACATAATTTGTTCCTTTTTAGAAAGTGAATTTAGATTATGAAAGCTGATTATTGGACTTGCCTTTTATTTCATAGGACATGCACAACAGTTTCCTGGACATTCCGTATTTTCTATGAGAAGGTGATATACTATCTTTCATTTTCCCCTCCCATTTGATTCAGTTGTAACTGCTGTTTTATTTCCATACATAATTTGTTCTTGGTGCGAATCCATCTGAGGGGGACCTAACTCATCcgtttatattaaaaaaattgtgctCCTTCGAGAATTTTACAGACCGTGATAAACATTTTGTTATTGTTACTTCTTCTTTATGCCACTTCCTGATGTGAATATGAGCTTGAATTTTGCTAgttcatttaaaaattatgaaaaaaatattaatcagaTTAGGATAAAGTCCCGGTGAGATGAAGGTGGTATTTAACTGGATATCCTGTTTGTCCCTTGACATGAAAGAAAGTGATTGAACTAAATTTGGAATTTCAGAGTTTTGTATCTATAGCTCTCTGAAGTATGTGGTTCTTTTTACTGTTAGCAATTATACTTGGTTCCTATGTTAGTTACTACGTTTGATGACCTGATTCCTCGATCTATGTGGTTAGTCTCTTCTGGAATATGAAAGGCATAAGAAACAAAGTGGTGAGCTTCACTTTCCAGTTGCTCCGCTCCCTGAAGCTTCTGGTGTTGACATCGAGGTTTGTAAATTTGATCTTTCTTAATACATATCTTCTTCGCGAAGGAACTTTTTCGGTATCCTTTAATTGTTTTTGTGAACTCAATTAGATAAATACCTTCAAGGAACCCAATGTAATGTTGACTTCTAATTGTGTGAGCTATACTAACCCAAGTGAGTAAGAGTATTATTTCATGCTTTGGAATGCAAGTTTAGGCATCACTACACAATCTCAAGTCTGTATTGAAATGCTTTCTCATCCTCACTAGAAACACTCCAATAATTACAAAAGACTTTCGTCATTAATTGTAATAGACTTGTTTTTCTGTGTGTGTCACTGTATCTCTATTTCTTATTTGAATCTTGTTAATTTTGTGTGGAGAGATACAACCTGGCCGTTTTTACAGGCTAGAACTGGGAAATTTGTATCTTTTTTACATTATTGCATAATTACACTCATACACTTAGAAATTTAAACATGGCATGGAGATAAACAAATACTTCCTGAAGCTTCAATCTATCTATCATATTTGGATTTTTGCAAGCTAATGGAGGATATGTGGCACAAGAGATGCTTCATACtgatgaaatataatatattttggaaTAGGTTTCTTTAGTTTATGCAAGAAATTTTAATGACTCAAATGTTATTTCCAGCACTCCCTCCCTCTCGCATTCTTTCCCTGCCCTGCCCTCAAACATATGCTAATTGCTAGTTACGTACAAGTGTACCAATCATTGTGCCATGTTTTTAAAATGCATATTTAGATTTGTATGTTCATGTGTTTATGTGGCTGTAATCGACTGATGGTTGCATAAAAACTAATATAATCATACATTTTTTGCATCTTTGATATGTATACAGGGAAATGGATATCAAGGATCGGGATCAGGAAGGGCTAGAAGAGACTCTGCGGCTCGTGCTATGCAAGTCTGGCACGGCCAAGACATTTTTGGTCATGGTGAAGCTGGTGAACCAGTGGCAAAGGTTTGTGGATATTGTCATCTGAAAGCACATTGTTTGAGCTCTCATTTATTTTCGCATTGTGCGGCGCATAATGTTATGAGATATGATAGGACAAGAATCTTAACAGTACGACGAAGCGTGAGAAGAGTCTCAAGAGCATTGGTAAGGGAACGCttgagtttttgaaaaattacagATGAACTCTTTTACATTCTGACCTTTGCTTGAAAttggtttttattattattaatttacacTAAATCGATATGTGGATTCAGGCTCAGTCAAACAGAAGAGACCAAATGAGGTAGAGCTTTCAGCCAAGGTTGCTCGGACTGAAACATCTAAGCAGTAAGTCTAGGTTAAAATATAGTTAGTCTTTATTCTTTgggtgatttttaaaatattgttagtCTTTATTCTCtgggtgattttttttaaaatttctaagtGTGATTGtcaatttgataaatttttctaaattataagttcaattttttgtaatttgagtTGAACTTGGCTGGCTGAATGGAATTCGGTGTCATTTTCTGTGAACTAATCAATTTCACAGGTATATTAGTTGTTATGGACTGATTTGATTTGTCTGATGTGAATTCTGATCTGAAACCGACTTTATACAAAGTGAAGGATTTGAATCTGAAATGATCATAGCACTTCAAGCTGCCAAGCTTTATCTCTTTATGGCTAGTTTGTGTCAGATCTTCTTTTGGTTTTGTTGCAGTGGCAAAACAGACGTTGATTGGCTTAGCAGTTGATATGAATATTGAATCTGCACGACGGACATGCTTTTTGTGTTATGTTTTTTATATTCAGAATTTTGTGCGCATTTCTTAAATGTGTAAAGAAGATTTGGCCTAAACGTGTGTCCATATTTATGATAACCCAGACTGTTACTTTTATTATATGGATTAGCATGGGACTGAATTCTATGTGAAAGTAATAAGCACAAACCAAAGAATATGTTTTCAACTGGTACTTACTGATGCCCTTAATGTTTAAAGGCATTATTGTATGTGCTTGTCTATTGATTGTTTATCTTCCTTGCCCAATATATTGAATCCTCCTTGTGATATTGTTCTCCCTTCTAAAGTTTCAAGTCGGCATTGATAATTTTCAAACTTCTATTGTTAGACTAGTGACATCAGTGGTTGATATCGGTCCTCCAGCTGATTGGGTGAAGATCAACGTACGCCAAACTGTATGGTTGCttcacattttatttatttttctccaATCTGGGCTTATTCATATAGATGATTAAAAGTATTGGCTGATACTGGTTTTATGTGTGCAGAAGGATTGTTTTGAAGTTTACGCTTTAGTCCCGGGGCTTTTACGTGAAGAGGTGTGTACTTGTGACTTTTGGTGGTGTAGTTTACTTTGTTTTTATGTGGTGGTTGGTTCTTCCAACCCCCTTCCccacaaataaaaaattcattctcTCTTCATTTGTGTCACTGGTTCTTGATATGTGTAGGTCATTAGGTATAtgttctttattttgtttttgatttATCTGAAAGATATCATGTTGAGTATCAAAGCTGAAAAACTACTATAACTATGTTATTATTGGTGTTGAAGATATTTGTTGGTTGTAGCATGGTTTTTGTTAGAGCAATCAAGACGAACAATTAATGGTTTGTTCACAGTTGGTCATCTTTTAGGTCTGGGATGTTGGTCTAATTTTGTGTGAATCTTAATTGGGAACCGTTTTAAAAGGAAGAAAAATCAAAGAATTGCGATTTTATGGCCGTGCTTCTGTTGCAGCTATGGTTGGATGATTTGCTATTCCTGCCCGCTTAATTTGTCTTTAAGAATTTGCTTTTCTGTTGGATGCATTTCATTTGTTGTTTTTCTTCCTTTATTAGgacaaaaaaataacatttataacATTATTGCTGCCATAGGTGCGAGTTCAATCAGATCCTGCTGGACGTTTAGTCATCACGGGGCAGCCCGAGCAAGTTGATAATCCTTGGGGGATAACACCATTCAAAAAGGTAGCAATgtgctctctctctctcccctTTGCAGACATGAATATGGTGGGATTCAATTGTTTAGCCTATTTAAAGGAAGCTACCTGGATAGCGAGAGTTATAAGTAATGAGCTATTGGGTGGTTTTCAGATTGTTAGCTTACCTTCAAGAATCGATCCACTTCAGACCTCTGCGGTGGTTAGCCTCCACGGACGCCTCTTTGTTCGTGTTCCTTTCGAGCAGTCAAATATTTGAATCTTCCAGCATTCCTTTGAACAAGAATGCGAATGGATTAGTAGGCCTTGAATCTTCCTGCATTCCTTTGAACAAGAATGAACAAGAATGCGAATGGATTAGTAGGCATTACGGTAACCCCAATTCTTGCAGAAAAAACCTTTAAGTTTGTGAATGTGTAGGTTGACCAGTGCATGCTTGTGTGGTAATTGCGTTAGCAGAATAGGTTTTCAGATGTCCTCCTAAGTCTGGATTTTGATGGAGGTTTTTCCGGGCTGCGGCCACCACACCCCCTTTTTTAACTTACTATCTCCTCTGTGTGACCAACCATTGGATCGTTTAGTTAGtcaatcttgaatttctttccGTTAATGTGATTTACTTGTTTAGGTTTCGAATTTGATTTCCactaattttgaatttactcCATGTTGAAATTCTTTTGTACGTTACGCCCttgatattttgataaaaatgttaACAAAAGAACTTTTTAGGTAATGTCCTCGTGTAGATTCAATGACCCAATTCTTTTGACCAAAGACCCGACACCAATTTGGATTCTTTCCCTGTGTCGGTAGATTTTGCTTGAACTCTAACATCGAATGGTTTACATTT comes from the Primulina huaijiensis isolate GDHJ02 chromosome 8, ASM1229523v2, whole genome shotgun sequence genome and includes:
- the LOC140983596 gene encoding mogroside I-E synthase-like isoform X2, encoding MEKEVAACKAHIVVLPYHGQGHMNPLLQVSKRLAAKGIKVTVTTTLSNTKAMQAASTYITSESIYDDFSEGGSAGPGGFKGFLERFEAIGSRNLTSLLRKFRDSENPVACLLYDANVTWASNVVNEMGIRSAAFLTHSCAFFASLYLMHCDLLGVVPSVPIQSMPGLPELRVPTMPSLGPQAGRYPPIIRFLLRQFDNIEKADWVLFNSFHMLEEEVVNQMLKLWPVRSIGPTLPSFYLDNRVEVDDDYAFNVHKPNTDICMKWLDSKDTRSVIYVSFGSVSSLSKEQTAELAEALVNSGKSFLWVVRPSEEHTLPTNFIEETSNQGLIVKWSPQLAVLGHDSVGCFISHCGWNSTIEAISLGVPIVAMPQFMDQITDAHFVEHIWQVGIQPKADDKGFSRSVEISRCILGIMQGERGEETRKNAARLKALAKEAIAEGGSSDRNMSEFISQLLPG
- the LOC140983596 gene encoding mogroside I-E synthase-like isoform X1, encoding MQGRGLDCIDKMEKEVAACKAHIVVLPYHGQGHMNPLLQVSKRLAAKGIKVTVTTTLSNTKAMQAASTYITSESIYDDFSEGGSAGPGGFKGFLERFEAIGSRNLTSLLRKFRDSENPVACLLYDANVTWASNVVNEMGIRSAAFLTHSCAFFASLYLMHCDLLGVVPSVPIQSMPGLPELRVPTMPSLGPQAGRYPPIIRFLLRQFDNIEKADWVLFNSFHMLEEEVVNQMLKLWPVRSIGPTLPSFYLDNRVEVDDDYAFNVHKPNTDICMKWLDSKDTRSVIYVSFGSVSSLSKEQTAELAEALVNSGKSFLWVVRPSEEHTLPTNFIEETSNQGLIVKWSPQLAVLGHDSVGCFISHCGWNSTIEAISLGVPIVAMPQFMDQITDAHFVEHIWQVGIQPKADDKGFSRSVEISRCILGIMQGERGEETRKNAARLKALAKEAIAEGGSSDRNMSEFISQLLPG